From the Hevea brasiliensis isolate MT/VB/25A 57/8 chromosome 15, ASM3005281v1, whole genome shotgun sequence genome, one window contains:
- the LOC110670285 gene encoding epidermis-specific secreted glycoprotein EP1, whose product MFSLQQLLLSLCLSFTVFSLIAQASVPPSATFKYVNEGEFGEYIVEYGANYRVLDPFAQPFQLCFYNTTPNAYTLALRMGTVRSESLMRWVWEANRGNPVGEKATLIFGTEGNLVLADANGRIAWQTNTANKGVVGFKLLSNGNMVLHDSKGRFIWQSFDHPTDTLLVGQSLKLGAATKLVSRASEKQNADGPYSLVMEDKTLAMYYKSPKSPKSLLYFSFSELFSVLKGPLNRVTFGSELSLAFQGPNSSYGGTLTLRRPKYNTTLSYLRLEIDGNLRIYTYEDNADWSAWQVTYTLFSGDSWETECQLPERCGNFGLCQDDQCVACPSPKGLLGWSKNCQAAKVSCGVKDFYYYKLEGVDHFNSKYTNGDGPMKQDACSSKCTKDCKCLGYFYHTQSSRCWIAYDLKTLTKVANSTHLAFIKAPNK is encoded by the coding sequence ATGTTTTCTCTTCAGCAACTATTGCTCTCTCTTTGCTTATCCTTCACCGTCTTTTCCTTGATCGCTCAAGCTTCTGTTCCTCCCTCTGCCACCTTCAAATATGTCAATGAAGGTGAATTCGGGGAATATATTGTGGAGTATGGTGCAAATTACCGAGTCCTCGACCCCTTTGCCCAGCCATTTCAACTTTGCTTTTATAACACCACTCCTAATGCCTACACTCTCGCTCTGCGTATGGGTACTGTGAGGTCTGAGTCACTGATGCGTTGGGTTTGGGAAGCCAACCGTGGCAACCCAGTTGGCGAAAAGGCCACCCTTATCTTTGGAACTGAAGGAAACCTTGTCTTGGCAGATGCTAATGGCCGGATTGCTTGGCAAACCAACACTGCCAATAAAGGTGTTGTTGGGTTCAAGTTACTCTCGAATGGTAACATGGTTCTCCATGATTCTAAGGGTAGGTTTATTTGGCAGAGTTTTGATCACCCAACTGATACCCTTTTAGTGGGTCAGTCTCTCAAGCTTGGGGCTGCAACCAAGCTTGTGAGTCGAGCTTCTGAAAAACAGAACGCCGATGGTCCGTATAGTTTGGTCATGGAGGACAAGACTCTGGCCATGTATTATAAAAGCCCAAAATCCCCAAAATCATTGCTTTACTTCTCATTTTCTGAATTATTCAGTGTATTGAAGGGTCCTTTGAATCGTGTAACATTTGGCTCAGAATTATCTTTAGCATTCCAGGGTCCTAATTCCTCTTATGGTGGAACTCTCACCCTGAGAAGGCCTAAATACAACACAACTTTGTCATATCTTCGCTTGGAAATTGATGGAAACCTTAGAATCTACACTTACGAAGATAATGCAGATTGGAGTGCTTGGCAAGTGACCTACACTCTGTTTTCCGGAGACTCTTGGGAAACTGAATGCCAATTGCCTGAAAGGTGTGGGAACTTTGGTCTCTGCCAGGATGACCAATGTGTTGCTTGTCCATCACCAAAGGGCTTGCTGGGCTGGAGCAAGAATTGCCAGGCAGCAAAGGTATCATGTGGAGTGAAAGATTTTTACTACTACAAACTAGAAGGGGTTGATCACTTCAATTCCAAGTACACAAATGGAGATGGACCCATGAAGCAGGATGCTTGTAGCAGCAAATGCACCAAGGATTGCAAGTGTTTGGGTTATTTCTACCACACCCAGTCATCCAGGTGCTGGATTGCCTATGATCTCAAAACCCTGACAAAAGTTGCTAATTCCACGCATTTGGCCTTCATCAAGGCACCAAACAAGTAA
- the LOC110670383 gene encoding protein LIGHT-DEPENDENT SHORT HYPOCOTYLS 7: MSSSKGKDIAEGSSRSGGGGNATDQQNPPPLSRYESQKRRDWNTFGQYLRNQRPPVALSQCNANHVLDFLRYLDQFGKTKVHLQGCVFFGQPEPPGPCTCPLKQAWGSLDALIGRLRAAYEENGGLPETNPFASGAIRVYLREVRDSQAKARGIPYKKKKKKRNPMKASDDQSSSFPMQ; this comes from the coding sequence ATGTCAAGCAGCAAAGGGAAAGATATAGCGGAAGGCTCATCAAGATCAGGTGGCGGTGGTAATGCTACTGATCAACAGAACCCACCTCCGTTGAGCAGGTACGAGTCGCAGAAACGCCGAGATTGGAACACTTTCGGCCAGTACTTGAGGAACCAGAGGCCACCAGTTGCACTATCTCAATGCAACGCCAACCATGTGCTTGACTTTCTTCGCTATCTGGATCAATTTGGCAAGACCAAGGTGCACTTACAAGGGTGTGTTTTTTTTGGCCAGCCAGAGCCACCAGGTCCTTGTACTTGCCCTCTCAAGCAAGCTTGGGGTAGCCTCGACGCCCTCATCGGCCGGCTGAGGGCTGCTTATGAAGAAAATGGTGGCTTGCCGGAGACGAACCCTTTTGCAAGTGGTGCTATTCGAGTGTATCTGCGAGAAGTCAGGGACTCACAAGCGAAGGCAAGAGGGATCCCttataagaagaaaaagaagaagaggaatccGATGAAAGCTAGTGATGATCAGAGCTCAAGTTTTCCCATGCAGTAA